The following proteins come from a genomic window of Pseudomonas putida:
- a CDS encoding SIMPL domain-containing protein (The SIMPL domain is named for its presence in mouse protein SIMPL (signalling molecule that associates with mouse pelle-like kinase). Bacterial member BP26, from Brucella, was shown to assemble into a channel-like structure, while YggE from E. coli has been associated with resistance to oxidative stress.), whose product MPNPRRSAALILSCGLLASLPALAADEPRYNQVSLRAEVSKEVPRDLMVVTLYSEAQNSDPGKLAKQITETMNKAVQQARQVKDVKITQGSRNSYPVYDSKGQKITGWRERAEVRLESADFPALSQLSADLLQDLKMGGMDFSIAPATRKASEDALLKDAVNAFKARAQLATEALGGKGYKVVSLNLNSSGYPRPYLRSAPMAMKAMGADEAAPAPDIEAGTSEVSMNADGLIEVQMP is encoded by the coding sequence ATGCCTAACCCTCGTCGCAGCGCTGCCCTGATCCTGTCCTGCGGCCTGCTCGCCAGCCTGCCGGCTCTGGCGGCTGATGAGCCGCGCTACAACCAGGTATCGCTGCGTGCCGAAGTCAGCAAGGAAGTGCCCCGCGACCTGATGGTCGTGACCCTTTATAGCGAAGCGCAGAACAGCGACCCGGGCAAGCTTGCCAAACAAATCACCGAAACCATGAACAAGGCCGTGCAGCAGGCCCGCCAGGTCAAGGACGTGAAAATCACCCAGGGCAGCCGCAACAGCTACCCGGTCTACGACAGCAAGGGGCAGAAGATCACCGGCTGGCGCGAGCGTGCCGAAGTGCGCCTGGAAAGCGCCGACTTCCCGGCCCTCTCTCAACTCAGTGCCGACCTGCTGCAGGACCTTAAGATGGGCGGCATGGACTTCTCCATCGCCCCGGCCACGCGCAAGGCCAGCGAAGACGCCTTGCTCAAGGATGCGGTCAATGCCTTCAAGGCCCGCGCGCAACTGGCAACCGAAGCCCTGGGTGGCAAGGGCTATAAAGTGGTCAGCCTGAACCTCAACAGCAGTGGCTACCCACGCCCCTATCTGCGCAGTGCGCCAATGGCCATGAAAGCCATGGGTGCCGACGAAGCAGCACCGGCGCCAGATATCGAGGCAGGCACCAGCGAAGTCAGCATGAACGCTGACGGCCTGATCGAAGTGCAGATGCCCTGA